Genomic segment of Methanobacterium spitsbergense:
AACTTGAGATTACAGGGGTTGAAGGAATTATTTCTCTAGATTATATTGATCAAACAGTTGAAGTCTATGGAAAAAATGCTCAAAAAGTAAAGGTAACCCATTCAGAACCTCTAAAAGATGAACTTAAATCGTTCTTATCATCAGTTACCAATGATGAGGAACCTAAGATAACAGGGGAAGATGGAATCCATGCATTAAAGGTTGTGCTTGCTGCCATGAAATCTGCTCAGAAATTAACCCCTGTGAATATGAATGAATGTTAATTAATGAGGGATGTGATTCCATGAATGAAAAACTCATTAAAAGAGCCTATGAGCTTAGAAATAGAGGTTTTACAACAGGAGAAATAGCAGACGAATTAAACGTTTCAAAAGATACTGCAAGATGGCTTATTTTACAGGGAAAAGATAGTAAAACACAAGATAAGTCAGAAAAAGCACCTATTGACTTTGCAATAAATTGGAACAGTCTAGGTGGAAGTTCAATTAGAATGAAATATGTCTCTGCTGCAATGGCAGATATGGCACTTAAATATGGAGAACCTGATGTAATAGTGGGTATAACAGTAAGTGGTATACCGTTTGCAACCATGATGGCAGAGATACTTGGATCAGATATATCTGTTTTCCATCCAATAAAACATAGAAAGATGGAAGAAGATGCAAAGGGTGCTGTAAGTAGTAATTTTGCTTCTGTTGAAGGACGTAAAGTTGTTATTGTAGATGATGTTATTACAAGTGGGCGAACTATAAGTGAAGCAGCCAAGGTGTTCAAAGATTTGGGGGCCATCCCAATAGCAGTAGTTGTGCTCATTGATAAAGCAGGCATATCTGAAGTTGAAAATGTTCCTGTTGAATCTTTAATCAGGGTTAGCAGGTTAGGATAAAAATTTATCCTTTTTTTATTAAAAAAAAGTCTACTGTAGACATATTAATAAAAAAAAATAAGAACAGATTAAGGTCTATACCTTAATATAGCTCCTATGCCTCCAAAAGCCTTTAAAAGCTGCATTCCTTCTTCAGTTTCTGTTGATATTATCTCTACTTCTGAACCAACTTCTTCTGCCAAAGCAACAAAATCGTCAATAACATCCTCTGTCTCGCCAACTTTCATTTTTTCATTACAGTCGGGACAGGATTTATCTTTAATTTCATTCTTATTTTTAATGGTTTTATCCATGGTCTTTCCACATGACGGGCATTCATAGTTAACTCGTTTTGATTTAATGTCTTCTGATAACAATAGTACTTCAACAGCACCCATCTGAAGGTTACGCCTTACTTCAGCTTCTCCATAAGATGCAAGTCCCTGTTCATTTATAAGTTCTACTAAAAATCTCTGTACTAATTTTTTCTCCCTTACAACATCAATTTCGGTTAGTACATCCATAGATTTTTCCATAACTTCTCTTATTCCAAATTCTCCAGTATAAGATGTGTCAACGGTTGTTATCAACAGATTTTTTATTTCATGATGAAGATAATCACCTTCAACAAATTCATCCTTTGTATGTCCCGGACCTCCAATTATAACTCCTTTAAGATCAGGGACATCTAAAAATGCTTCATTCATGTGATTTCCTATTCTTTTTAAAAATTCATGAGCTGCTAGATCAATAAGACGGTCAAACCTTCTCTGAGATTGTCCCCCTGCTTTATGTTTACCTGGAACACCACTGGTAAGATTTTTTATTATGTCAATTCGTTTTCCCCGGAGAATAGCAATTGTTGCTTCTTTACGATCTATAACTGCAAGCCCATAAACATCCTTATCTTCAATTATCTCCTGAAGAGGTTTTAGGAAAAAGGTTGAATCACAATGGTAAATATAAGTTTGAACAGGTTCAGGTGGTTCGAACATGTATGTTTCCATTTTCTCTGTACCAGGTCCACCCTTAGGGATCATTCCAACAAACAAAACCAAACCCTTTTCAGGGGGGCGTTGAAAAAGTTTCATCCTTTGCATTATAACCTCTATTGCAGATTGAACATTTTTCTTTGTTTGTTTGCTTTTGATGTTAGCACTCTGACTCAGCTCTTCACGCATATGTTTTACAACATCACTGATCTGACGATCTGGTGGAATATAAACTGTTACTAATTCTGTACCTCGTCCCTTTTTTTCTGATAATTCTTTAAGGGTTCTTTTTACTTCGTACAGTTCTTTTGATGATACTTCACTCACTTTATGTCACTCCTAAACTGTGGAAATTCATTGTATTTAATATATCTCGTGTATAAATTTAAAATAGAGCATGTGCAAATTTAACTTATTTCTGATTATGAACTACAAACTACTTCAACTTACTTATGTTATATCTTCTAAACTATTTATTATATTAAATTTAAGTATCTTTGATGGTGATGAGATGAAGATAGTTGTTACAATAGGCGGTTCAATAATAATTAAAGATTATGATTACAAAAAATTCAGGGACTATGCAGAGGTACTGCAGGACCTGTCCAAAGAACATCAAATATTCGTTGTTGTTGGAGGTGGAAAAACAGCTCGTGATTACATAGGAATTGCTAGAGGTCTTGAAGCATCTGAAGCAATGTGTGATGATGTGGGTATAGAAGTAACAAGACTAAATGCAAAGCTTTTAATAACAGCTCTTGGGGCGGATGCATATCCTGAAGTACCCCATAACTTTAGAGAGGCGTTACAATTTGCAAGTTCTAATAGAATCATTGTTATGGGTGGTACAGAACCAGCACATAGTACAGATGCAGTAGGAAGTATTCTTGCGGAATTTGTGGGTGCAGAACTACTCATTAATGCAACCTCTGTAGATGGTCTTTACAACAAAGACCCTAATAAGTATCCTGATGCAGAGAAATTTGATGAGGTTAAACCATCTAAAATGATGGAACTTATGTCAACCAAGGATATCAAGGCAGGTACATACGAATTTTTTGATATGACAGCGATACAGATTATTAAGAGA
This window contains:
- the prf1 gene encoding peptide chain release factor aRF-1, which produces MSEVSSKELYEVKRTLKELSEKKGRGTELVTVYIPPDRQISDVVKHMREELSQSANIKSKQTKKNVQSAIEVIMQRMKLFQRPPEKGLVLFVGMIPKGGPGTEKMETYMFEPPEPVQTYIYHCDSTFFLKPLQEIIEDKDVYGLAVIDRKEATIAILRGKRIDIIKNLTSGVPGKHKAGGQSQRRFDRLIDLAAHEFLKRIGNHMNEAFLDVPDLKGVIIGGPGHTKDEFVEGDYLHHEIKNLLITTVDTSYTGEFGIREVMEKSMDVLTEIDVVREKKLVQRFLVELINEQGLASYGEAEVRRNLQMGAVEVLLLSEDIKSKRVNYECPSCGKTMDKTIKNKNEIKDKSCPDCNEKMKVGETEDVIDDFVALAEEVGSEVEIISTETEEGMQLLKAFGGIGAILRYRP
- a CDS encoding orotate phosphoribosyltransferase-like protein, whose amino-acid sequence is MNEKLIKRAYELRNRGFTTGEIADELNVSKDTARWLILQGKDSKTQDKSEKAPIDFAINWNSLGGSSIRMKYVSAAMADMALKYGEPDVIVGITVSGIPFATMMAEILGSDISVFHPIKHRKMEEDAKGAVSSNFASVEGRKVVIVDDVITSGRTISEAAKVFKDLGAIPIAVVVLIDKAGISEVENVPVESLIRVSRLG
- the pyrH gene encoding UMP kinase, which encodes MKIVVTIGGSIIIKDYDYKKFRDYAEVLQDLSKEHQIFVVVGGGKTARDYIGIARGLEASEAMCDDVGIEVTRLNAKLLITALGADAYPEVPHNFREALQFASSNRIIVMGGTEPAHSTDAVGSILAEFVGAELLINATSVDGLYNKDPNKYPDAEKFDEVKPSKMMELMSTKDIKAGTYEFFDMTAIQIIKRSSIKTVILNGGDPQNIKTAINGKIGTIILPEE